From Felis catus isolate Fca126 chromosome B4, F.catus_Fca126_mat1.0, whole genome shotgun sequence:
gGACTCCAGCCTCACACCCTCTGGGTGGTCTCTGGGCTCCAGTTTTCCACCTCTCaagctctctccccaccccctcctaaTCCTTTGCTCTGCTCTCCAGGCCCCAGCTCTTGGTCCCACCCACCTTGGCATCCAGTTTCTTGGCTTCCTGAGCCAGCTGCTTCTCCCGCATTacctcctcctgcttctttctAGCTTCGTTCTCTTGTTCTGCTTCCTAAGAAccatggggggttggggggtggtggtgaagctCACACAGGCTGTGAGGGGAGGGGCTGACACTGAGGGTGGAGAATGGGTGGCAGTGGGGCCAGCAACCCCAGGTGGCCACCCTCTGGAGGGGCACTTCCTGCCCTGAACAATGACAGGAAGGGCCtgggcccccaccctgcccacccgtTCACAGCTGAGAGGCCTGTGGCCAGCTTCCATCGCTCCCTCCCAGGACTCCGAGGACTTGGATCCCAGCCTTCCCTCCCCCTACCAGTTTTCTTGCAGCCAAACTCctttttaaaagcctttcttCCGCTCACCTTGTAAGAACGAATGAATCGGACAAATACCGGGAAGAATACAGAAGGGGGTGTGGTCTTGGGACTCTCACCGAAGTAGCGCACAACTGCATTGTAGGCctcctggggaaggggtggaCAGAAGGGATCAGCCTGGCAGAGGAGAAGCCCGGCTCCCCGCTGGGGACAGGAGGCTCACAGAAAGCAGTGCTCAGGGCCAAAGGAGAAAAACCAGCATCCCCCAGCCCTGTGGGATGGAAGAGAACTCAGGACTCCCAAAGCTCCTTAGAATATGTCCCCGGGGGCAGCTGTCTGCCCCCGCACCCCGGCCTCTGCCATGCCTCTTCTCCACCACATACAGACACCCAACTGTGTGGTAAAAGTTCTTTGGTTCAAGAACCAGAACAAAGTTCACCTGGAGGGACACAGTGCCTCGGCCCTGGCCGCTCCCACCCGCCTCCACCTTTTGCCCACCTCAGCCGTCTTGGCATCACGCTGGAGCTTGTCCAGTTTGCCTTCGTTGGTGCTGAGGAAGTTCCGAAGGACACTGTTGTCATGTATGCTGCACTCCCGCCGAATCAGCTCCATGCCACGGCCCAGCTCCTTCACATCTAGCAGCACGTTCTCCAGGGACACTGTGGTCACCAGAGCCTTGGCTGAGGCCTACCCAGGGGCCAACATGCCCATCTCCCAGCCCAGGGCTACACAGAACTCTGTCCACGCAACCCCCGACCCCCACCCTACGCCCTGCAGCAAGCAGGTTAGAAGGGCACACCCAGCTACCAGGGCTCTCACAGGCAAGGAAAAGGAATGGGGCTATGAGCTCATGACCCCAAAGAGCAAGGCAGCACAGGAAAGCAAGCCAGAGAGACTGCTGGTCTCCAAGATGGAGCTGCCTCAAGCCCACCTCAGTTTTCATGAGTGGGGCAGAAATGACAGCTGCCTTATGTCTGTGGGGCTTTATAGTTTTTCtataaatggagaaaatgcaGTCTCCAGGGCCAGCACGAGGGAGCTGGGAATGAAGAGccacctctgccttcctctgcctaCTCCCATGGCACCCAAATGGGAAAGGCTGGGCTAGGCGGGTGCCTGTAGGAAGGCTCCCTCGGGGGTGGCCCCTACCCATGGCCCCAGCGGAAAGCTTTGAAGTGGCCAGAAGGGAGATAACAAAGGCCAGAAACAAAGGACCCAAGCGTTCCCTCTCCTAAGCTTCCTGGGATTGTCCTGGCCTAGACACGAGAGCAGGCTCGCTGAGCCAAGCTCCCCTTACCTGCTGCAGCCTTCTCCACAAAGTGTAGCTCATGCCAGAAGTTGGCCAGGTCTGGGTACTTCTCCTTCACGGTCAATGCGATGAAATGCAGCAGTGTCATCTTCCTGTCAGTGGACTTGGTATCCAGCAGctgagagaggggggcagggggtggtgagAGAGGGCTGAGCACCATGGCTCCTCAGGCTTCCTAGCCCTGGGTTGTCCCCACCATCTTACCAGATCCAAGCTCTGGAGCTTGAAGCCGTACACAGCTCCTCGCTTGCTGCTGTTCATGTAGTTCCCTAGTGCAAGTATGATCTATCCAAAAGATGCATGAGAGGAAGTCAGGTCATGGCCTGCGGGCTCCTTCctccacccaggccccaggcccaccGGTGCCTGCATCCACAACCTCTCCTCACCTCCAACatctgcttcagcttctgtgagGACTTGACAGAGGCAGAGGCTGCAATGATGGCATTGAGTTGCTGGAAGAAAGATGAAGAGCTGCGTGAGCCtaggcccggggggggggggggggggttggcaaaGTCTGAGACGGGCTGGCGGGGACGGACtgacagggcaggggaggggactggCAGGTGGAGGGGTAGCCGCAGATGACCCCGACTGGGCCAGAGGATATACCGGCGTGAGCATCTGCAGGTTGTCTTGGAAGTTGCCCAGGAAGGCCATGCCAGCCATCCTCTGGGTTAGCCGCTCCACCTTGCTGAAGAGCAGCATGAAGCGGTCCTCGGCCGCCAGCTCCTCCAGGGGCTGCCGCTCCCGCTCGTATTGCCTCAGAAGCTTCACCTCAGCCTCTGTGGGCAGGAAGCGCATCAGGCACTCCACGAAGTCCACTGGTAGGGTCTGTAGGTCAAACCTGTGCAGGAGGAAGGAGTTTAGTTCAGGTCTTGCATTTGCCCATTACCCATCATCCCTTTTTTCTCCAGCTCCTAGAGGGACTGCCGGTGGGGTCGGTGAGCAGGATGCAGCCAGAGGCCTAGAGGGCCTATTGCCTCATCTATCAGAGCGTGAGTAACATCCTAGGTGAACAGTCCATGGCCTGGTTTAAAACCCCTCAGCGCCCTCCCTCTACCCTTAGGGAGAAATCTTAATACCTGAGTGTGGCTTATGAGGCTCAGCCTGCAAGACTTCTGCCCACCTGTCTCTACCCTGTCTCTTCAACTCCCCTCCTATGCTGAAGTCATGGTCAATTTTCAGTACCTAGGGCACCAAGCTTCTCCCTCCAGGCACTGAAATGGACTTCATATACTtcctcacctcctctgggaagccttcctgaATCACCAAGCTCAGCTACCTGGCCTGCCCTGTTCCCCCAAAGCTGCCTGTACCTCTGCCACCTAGGTGGTTATCACCCACGCTACTGAACTGTTCTGCCTAGACTGGCAGCAACTTGAGTGAAGGTTTGCGCTGAATGCCCAGCACCtcacatggtgcctggcacacagcacaaATATACTAAGTTCTGGCCAAGCCAGTGAATGACTGAAGGATGGGAGACACATCTGTCGAAGCCCTAGAATCCAGGGAAAGCCAGGATAGTAGGTGGAGAACTGGATTGCCAACTGGCTGGGGACCAGGACGAGGTCAGTGGGAGCCTCACGTGTGGATGGCCCTGCAGATCTCCTCGGCCGAGCGGCCAGCCTTGCGTAGGGTGATGGCTAGGTTCTTGGCACGATTGGCTTCCAACAGGGTCACCTTGCTGGCGGCCTTTTGCGCTGTCTTGTTCTTAGAGCAGATGAGATCAAGGGCAGGGCCCTGGGCTTTCGTCTTGAACAGTTCTTCAAATTTGTCCAGGTCCAGATCCTGGCAGGAGTGGACAAGAAGGGACAATGCGGTCACCTCATTCTACTAAAGGGCCCCTGGCAGCACGCCCAGTGTCCATTCAGCTCTGGTTCACGGAGGCCTGATTCTAAGGGGGTTTCCAAGGCCAGGAGATCTGGCTAACAGCATGATCTAGTCCCCAGCCCTCAACCCCACCCCTGAGGGCTCCAGGCCCTGCTACCTCCAAGATCTTCTCATCATCAAGTTCACTGAAGACAGTGCCGCTGATCTGGTTGGGTTTCAGTGCTGTCCAGTTGAAGACAGGCAGCCGGAACTTGGTCTTGATAGGTTTCTTGATACGAATGGCTAATTTGGAAGGAGGTTCAGTGAGGCTGGGGCCAAGGacactctctctccatcccacTAGCCCTGCCCAGAGTCCTGGGGACACTCACCTGACAGGCCTACTGTCAACACCACAGAGGGAGCAGCGCCAgggagaggtggggctgggggacacTTGTCTGGGGGAAAACAAATGCCACAGTGACCCACGGTCCAAAAGCCTCTTTAGAGACGCCCTCCCCAGTGCTGCCCAACCTGTCTTCAAAGCCTCTTGGGGAAAGAGGATGCGTGAACTCCCTGCCCCTCCGGCTCCCAGGGGTCCTAACTCTGGTAGGGCAGGTCTCACTAGCCTCTGGCTCCCTGTCTTCTGCTCTGGTCTAAGCCCTCTCTTCGGCTTTCCACAGAGGAATCAGGAGCAGCACCTTCATAATCCTTAAAACAGACCCACGTCCACCCTTGGACACCCCCTGCCCAGTAACTTGAGCCTCCCTCAGATTCTTGCCCTCCCTCAACCCTCCCCCACCTGACTTCACGTCCTTCTACCACATCCCCGGTTTCTCCCTAAGGGAGGCACTGTGGGCCCAGGTTTTGGTCTGGCCCCAAGATGAGGCTGCCCTTCAGGACTCCTAGGGTTCTCCTCACCTGGTaatgggggtggtggagggggcaggggaggagctggtggtggaggcagaggcagggactCCTCGGGTGGTGGGGCTGGAGCCAGGAGGTCCAGGTCGGAGGGCAGCATGCCCTCACTCAGCTCTGCAGGGCCTACCCGGGCCAGGGCCTCACTGCCCACTGACTCTAGGCCCCGGGCCCCGGGCTCTAAGTGGCATCTGCGCTGGAaggcctcctccttctctttaaTGAGCCGCCTCAGGGTGTGTACCTGGTGGCTCGTGTTCTCGTAAGTCTCCTATCGGGAGACAGCACCATTAAGGAAAGCGTAAGTGGAAGGCACACACAGCAGTCATTGCCCCTACCCAGGTCTCTCAGCTAGGGTCTCTGGGAGGGTCCCCAGAGGCAGAGAGCAGCGGAAAcccaggtgggggctggggaggctgtTCCACAGAACAAGAGATGAGCAGAAGAGCCGTTGGCCAGCTGGCACCTTCCAGTGCGCTTCCTCCCGGACCCAGCCTTAGTCTTGCTGGTTCCTCAAGGCCTGGGTCAGAAGCTGCTCCTATGTAAACCTCCCAGGCCCACCTCTAGCCTCCTGCCACACTGCCCTCAGTGCTCTGTTCCTCGATACTGCTCTCATTGTACTTGGCCTTGTAGAACCACTCAGGTGGCAGCCCCCTGTGGACAAGAGCCTGCCCTAGCCATCTCTGTATCCTCCGCATTCCCCAGGACGGCACTTTGGACTCTTAGCAGGGGCTTGGCAGATGTTGACCAAGCTCAGTAGAACCAATATAATTGTATCCCTCTGGAAGAAAAGGTAGGTTGGGGCATGACTTTATAACAACAggtgaagggaggggcagagaagcgcTTAAATATGCGAAGCCTCTGGTCTCCTGACTTAGGATACCTGGTGGATAGCACATGGGCTACTCGGCCCTCTCATCACGCAGGGCCCCACCTGCTCCCAccctcctctgtgtgtgtcctgACCACTTTGGATTCAGTTTCCCTCTCCAACTAAAAATTAGAGTGAAATCATTAGCCCACCCTCATGTGAATGCCTCAAGTGTGAATCAAGATCTGGATTTTCAAAGACATGAAAatctcaagaaagaaaagccaaataaaaaaaccacaattttcaggggtgcctgggtggctcagtcagttgagcgtccgacttcggctcaggtcatgatctcacagtttgtgagttcaagccccgcatcaggttctgtgctgacggctcagagcctggagcctccttcagattctgtgtctccctctctctctgccccaccctgctggcactctgtctttcgatctcaaaaataaataaacatcaaaaaaataatttaaaaaaattacaattgtCAGATGCACTTCATATAATAGGATGCAGCTAGCTATATGAAAgagcaaagagataaaaaataaattgataggaaaaatatcaaaaaggaagaaaaaagaaaggaaggaaggaaggaaggaagggagaaggagagagaaagaaaagccagatCCCCAGGCCCTGGCACCCAGTACCCGTCAGAGACTCCCTTCTCCAGATTACTTGGTACCTTGATGCTCTCTAGTTCCTTTTCCCGCTGCAGCAGCTGCTTCTCTAGCTCTGCCACACGCATCATGTTCTCGTTCTCTAGGTCCAGAAGCTTCTCCGTGAGCTACAGGATGGGAAGGGTAGATTTGGCGCTGACCCTAAAGCCTGGGTACTTTTTTATCTCAGTCAGGACCTGGGCCCGACCCCTGTACCCCTCTATTCCTAAGGCAGCGTGGCCCAGTGGCTTCCCTACATCACTCCCATGGGCCCAGGGTCTGAGACCACCTGAAATAGACCACATCTGACTCTCTCAAGCCTGAGGCCACCCCACGCCCAGTCCTGGAGGTCAGTGTTTGAATCTGTGGATGATCCAGGGCCTGAGTCAGAGCATGCTGGGTTCCAAGGCTTCCCTGGGACTCAATCTGGAGGCAAGCGGGTCAGGTCAAGATTCCTGGAACTGAGatgtccccttcctctcccctccctcaacAGTGGTCCTGGCAACAAAAAAAGACTACTTACATGGGAAACATGTTCTTCCAGCTCCTCCACCTTCTCCAGGGCCACGTTCTTGGTCTCAGCATCCTCCAACAAACCTCCCACATCAAACACATTGTCCAGGTATGCCTGGATCTGCACCTGCAGCTTCTCACTCTCTGTGTGCCTTGACTTCTGAAAAAGCAGAGAGAGTAGTAGTTGGGGGAGCCTCCTGAGAGAGACTCAGTCCTTACCACCCTCTATGACCACTTTCTAGAGCATAAGACCCAAGGAGTTCCTCTGCACCCATGTCACATTCTCACCCAGTGGAGCTGCCTAATTGGAGAGCCCTGTGCAGGAGGGCCTGAGACCCAGGCCTCAGAAGACAGGCAGGGTTCCAGGAGCATCCGTGACTAGgctcttgtaaaagaaaaaaccctTTGTGATGTGACTAAGCTGGTCCTCTGCCCCCCCCAGCTCCTCACCTGTGAGGACTCTGGCCCAGCTCACCTGCAGGAactcctccagccccagcttgGTAAACTCATACTGCAGGTGGACCCGGAAGTTCATATCCTCTACTGAGTGCACCACGATGTTGATAAACTGCATGCATGCCACCTGGAAAAGCAGCCCAGAGGgtcagaggcaggaagggaaaggagagacgGAAGAGCCAGGGTGTTAGAATCAGTATCATCTGGTGGATACTCAAAAGGAgtgaataggggcacctgcgtggctcagtcagttaagctcccaactcttggttttggctcaggtcgtgatctcacagttcgtgagattgagccccacgttgggattctctctctccctctctttctgcccctcccccactcatgcacaccctctctctcgtAAAATAAGtaaacgaacttaaaaaaaaaggaatgaataaaaaaattgagTCTTTCTGGGAATAATGagtattttaacttaaaaatatcaaaCTTAATATTCAGTTCATGAAGACAAGTAAATTACACAAGATATAGATGGAAATGAAGATGCAACTTGTTTCCTTTGTACATCAGCAGGTATTTCTTGAGACAACACTACTTAACTAAAGACCCCAGGCTGAAGGGaagaaaagccaaaggaaaagCCCCGGTAAAGCGAAGCTGCTCTGAATGGATCCAAATTAGAGACGGTAAGGCCACAAAAGGGGGCAAAGGAGGTAGACCCAAGACACAAAAATGACATTGCCCTGACGTTTCTAAAAGCTCTCTAGGGTAGGTGAGTGGACAAGGAGCATTAACTGAGTAGAGAGAATCCTTCTAGGTTCAACACAGAATATCAAGATATGCTGTTGGCCTGGCCTCGTTCTCCAGGAGCATGGGACCTGCTGGGCATGTGCCTGACCCAGGCCCAGGTCCTCACCATGAAGTCGATGTTGCTATCCTCATTCCGGAAATACTCCATCAGCTTCTCAAAGCGGTGCAGCTCCTTGCATACCTGAACAAACAAACTTTCTCAGTGAAAAGATCTATCCCACGCAGAACTTAAGCCCTTGAGCCCTGGCTCCCAGGAACATCATGGCAGAGGGACTGACTGGTTAGTCAGTCAGACTAAGCTGAACTACAACTCTTTCTATGCAAGGGGCCATTGGGACACTTAGAAGAAATCCCGTAAGTTTAACAAACTCGTTAGGCAGAAGAAAGCCCAGGACCTGGCATCTGCCCGGGTCCCTGATCCCCACATCAACTTGCTGAGGGAACCCAGTAAAGCCTGTGCCATTAATCAGGACTTTAGGTGCCTCTGGGGTAGGCCAAGAAGAAACACTGTTGGTCAGTTAGTTattgaaggaaggagggaggcaggaggaaggtTGGAGGCCATGGCTGAGGCAGGAGGCTGAAGTCCGAGTAGGGACACAGGAGAGGCAGGGTGCAGGAAAGCCCTGTGCTAAGAGGGGTCCAGAGACTCCTCTGAGCCTCTGGCTTCTAGGAGGAAGAGCTATTTCCTGGCTTGAACAATGGATGCTAGGGAAAAGgtccagagaggaggaaggggtggggccaGCAGCTGCAACTGGATGTCGAGGAATCCTACGTTCAAGCAGATGAGAGTTTCACAGCCAGGGCCAGAGGCGGGGGAAATTCCAAGTAGGAGCTTCCTCTCCCCTCACCAATAACAGCCAATAACTCAGGAAGATCCTTGCTTGTCTTCTCCTCCCACCACAAACACATCTACCTTGGGTTCTACCGGTGGGTTCACCACCTCAAAGCCACCTGGGAAGCCTGTTAAAGCACAGGTACTCAGGCCTCCCAGGGGTCTGTAAGTTTAACAAGCTCTTCAGGTATCCTGATGCATGGCCAGGTTAGGGCCACTGGACTACCGCCCTCAAATGAGGGCATCTTTAGCTGGCCATTCAGGAGCTGTCCTGCCCTAAGATCTGCTAAGACTGAAGTTCTGTTtttggtaaaaagaaaagaaggaaagacaaggaaaagaaaagaaaaaaaaagaaaagaaaaaagaagaggaaaagacaagagaaggaatcaaaaagagagaagaaaagaaaagagaaaaggaaagaaaaggaaaagaaaagaaaagaaagaagcagtgGGACTGGCTACTTAGCTAAGCACAAGATGTTAGAATCACCGGGATGTGTGAGATC
This genomic window contains:
- the FMNL3 gene encoding formin-like protein 3 isoform X1: MGNLESAEGGPGEPPSVSLLPPPGKMPMPEPCELEERFALVLSSMNLPPDKARLLRQYDNEKKWDLICDQERFQVKNPPHTYIQKLQSFLDPSVTRKKFRRRVQESTKVLRELEISLRTNHIGWVREFLNDENKGLDVLVDYLSFAQCSVMFDFEGLESGDDGAFDKLRSWSRSIEDLQPPSALSAPFTNSLARSARQSVLRYSTLPGRRALKNSRLVSQKDDVHVCILCLRAIMNYQYGFNLVMSHPHAVNEIALSLNNKNPRTKALVLELLAAVCLVRGGHEIILAAFDNFKEVCKELHRFEKLMEYFRNEDSNIDFMVACMQFINIVVHSVEDMNFRVHLQYEFTKLGLEEFLQKSRHTESEKLQVQIQAYLDNVFDVGGLLEDAETKNVALEKVEELEEHVSHLTEKLLDLENENMMRVAELEKQLLQREKELESIKETYENTSHQVHTLRRLIKEKEEAFQRRCHLEPGARGLESVGSEALARVGPAELSEGMLPSDLDLLAPAPPPEESLPLPPPPAPPLPPPPPPLPDKCPPAPPLPGAAPSVVLTVGLSAIRIKKPIKTKFRLPVFNWTALKPNQISGTVFSELDDEKILEDLDLDKFEELFKTKAQGPALDLICSKNKTAQKAASKVTLLEANRAKNLAITLRKAGRSAEEICRAIHTFDLQTLPVDFVECLMRFLPTEAEVKLLRQYERERQPLEELAAEDRFMLLFSKVERLTQRMAGMAFLGNFQDNLQMLTPQLNAIIAASASVKSSQKLKQMLEIILALGNYMNSSKRGAVYGFKLQSLDLLLDTKSTDRKMTLLHFIALTVKEKYPDLANFWHELHFVEKAAAVSLENVLLDVKELGRGMELIRRECSIHDNSVLRNFLSTNEGKLDKLQRDAKTAEEAYNAVVRYFGESPKTTPPSVFFPVFVRFIRSYKEAEQENEARKKQEEVMREKQLAQEAKKLDAKTPSQRNKWQQQELIAELRRRQAKEHRPVYEGKDGTIEDIITVLKSVPFTARTAKRGSRFFCDAAHHDESNC